A genomic stretch from Malus domestica chromosome 15, GDT2T_hap1 includes:
- the LOC139191752 gene encoding uncharacterized protein, which yields MARASHSRRVIQTVAQICRPNRLRNLDKSRQRRGEELLDDYFVHNSAFLDTYFRRRFRMERHLFNRIMTDVCNHDSYIVQKNDACGVMGLLPEQKITTALRMLAYGASADQVDEITRMGKSTILEALMRFCGAVESLYTTEYLRKPTRMDLQRLLKKGEIRGFPGMIGSIDCMHWTRKNCPSAWQGA from the coding sequence atggccagagcctcacattcccgtcgagtcatccagaCTGTTGCTCAGATATGCAGGCCCAACCGTTTAAGAAACCTTGATAAAAGCAGGCAACGACGGGGTGAAGAGCTGTTGGAcgattactttgtccataacagtgcatttcttgatacgtacttcagacgccgttttagaatggaacgacatttgttcaacagaatcatgactgatgtttgcaaccatgattcttacattgtgcaaaagaatgatgcttGTGGTGTTATGGGTCTTCTGCCTGAGCAAAAAATCACTACTGCGttgcggatgcttgcgtatggagcatctgcagaccaagtggatgagataacgaggatggggaaatcaaccattcttgaggccctgatgaggttttgtggAGCAGTCGAATCTTTGTACACCACAGAGTACCTCCGAAAACCTACTCgcatggacttgcaaaggcttctgaagaagggcgagatacgaggttttcctgggatgataggaagcatcgattgtatgcactggacgcggaaaaactgtccaagtgcatggcaaggcgcatAG